GCCAATATAATGTTCTTGTATTTGATTGCATTCtttataaacttttattaaaattactaaaaacagtTCATCATGTCAAGACGTTGATACATTCAgaattgtgttgttgttgtttcttacTGGAATCACCATTACATTTAAAGCTACTTCTTTCCTAAAATAACGAGCAATATTTCGGTGAAATGTTTACAGTTCTTTGCTTACAATATTATGTTGTGCATTTAGACACCCCTTTGTTTACGAAACCTGAATATATGTTTTAGTCCACCCGCACTGAAACTCTCTatacagtggcagtcctcatacagacggagttggaaccatatatTATTGTAGTCAAGATCAACTCTGTAGTTTTAATTCTGGGTGTTACTATTCACCCATTCATTGGAAACattctttcgttcgttcgttcgttcgttcgatccttcgttcgttcgttcgttcgatccttcgttcgttcgttcgatccttcgttcgttcgttcgttcgttcgatccttcgttcgttcgttcgttcgatccttccttcgttccttccttccttcctgcgtTCCTTCTTTTGATGATTAATGATTTATGGTGAATTGGGAGATTTCCCTCTAAGTATTAAGATTCAAACCAGGATGCTAAATGTTTGGGCCTCGCTCATAACTGGAACGGCCTCTAAAATATCAGCAATATTATATAGAATCATGATATGTGAAACTATTAATCATGGATATagatttaaattgttaattaagaTAAAAAATACCCTAAATATGTTAGGCTTGGGAAATTATTGGTTCaatcaaaatattacaaataagaAAGCATTCACTCATACTGTAAGTCAAAGACTACAAGATCAGTATATACAAGCTTggaatgataatttaaattcatatttGAAATGTTCCACATACAGAATTTTCAAATCGAGCCTTTCATGCTAAAATTATCTTCTATATTTACTTGAAATACTGCAAACAATATATTGCCGATTTAGGACTTGTAATCACTATCTACCAATTGAAACTGGCCGATGGCAAAACATCGATAGACTAGAACGAAAATGTCCTCTCTGTAACACCACTTtaggtgatgaatatcattatttatttcaatgtacATATTTCGCAAATGAGAGATTCATATatctaaacaaatattattatgacaGACCCAATACTTATAAATTCTCTCAATTATTTAATTCGAAAAAGCTATCAACGACAAagaaattatgtatgttcctaaaTGTGATTAActctgttttcaaaaatatctaCACAGCATAATAATTATAGACAGTACGTAATGGTTAACATCTAAAGTATACTACTGCTTATAACACTGTTAtgttgtgtatattatatgtgtgtatatatatagtttatagtTGTGTCAAGCGTTTACTGCAGCTGTctgtataatatgtttgtaaacgACCCCAATGCATCACCGTTTGGTGATCTGAGTtcaataaagttctgttctattctgtagacaaaacaaaaaaggcaGTGAGTCATGATTGCATACTGTTACGACTTTATCATAACTACTTTTGGAATTagtatttctcgttctagccagtgcaccacgactggtatatcaaagtccgtgatatgtgctatgctgtctgtgggatggtgcatataaaaaacctttgtactaatggaaaaatgtcgagggtttcctctttatgactgtcaaaattagcaaatgtttgacatccaatggccgttgattaataaatcaatttgctctagcggtgtcgttaaacaaaacaaacaaacaaacagtgtTGAGGGAAAATACGGTATTTAGAATGTTACGGCCTCTCTTAGACTTTCAGTAGCGTATATTGTTTTGATTTCAACGcatattattgtacattttcaaGTGGTGGTTTTTGTCTATGCCATATGAgcgtaattattttaaaatgtttaatatcttattttcAGGCCAACTACGAAAGTGTGCAATATGGGAGACCGACTGAAACGCATGGAGTACAAAATTCACTCCTacgataaaataaaaacttacaaCCCAAAGATTCGGGATTACAAAGTGCACCTGGAACCCAAGAAGCCCGAGCGATACAAACTTCCTGAAAATCGCAAAATAAACAATGACACTTACAAAATAAAAGATTACAAAATGAAAGAATATCGCTACAAAGAATACGTCCCGCCTTGGGAAAGAGGAGAGGTACGCAAGAAAAAGATGAAAGCGGTGGCCAGATTCCTGCCAAAGAAACCCAAGGAACCGCCCAAGCAACCGCCGCCTCCTGCCAAAACTGAACCGAAACCGAAACCAAAACCGGAGCCCAAACCAAAACCGGTTCCACCACCGCCGGTAGAGAGAAAGGTTAAACCGGAACCCAAGccgccgccaccaccaccaccaccagcgcCAGTCCGAAGGCCGGAGCCAGCGAGGAAACCGGAGATTCCAAAGAAGGCGATGAGAGATGAAGTGACGCAGACGACACCGCCAAAACCGATGATTCCCGAACCACCGTTGCCGGTTCCAGTGAGACAAAGATACGAAGAGACGGAAGTGATGTATCCGCCAATAGACTTCGAGCGCAGGAAGAGAACAGAGACGGAAGCTAAGGTGTTCGTTAATGACAGACCTCCACCGACTCCAGATCTACCGgtaagttaaaagttaaagtttgttttgtttaacaccactagagtacattgatttattcatcctcggctattggatgtcaaacagttgttaCTGCTGA
Above is a genomic segment from Gigantopelta aegis isolate Gae_Host chromosome 7, Gae_host_genome, whole genome shotgun sequence containing:
- the LOC121377552 gene encoding protein TsetseEP-like — encoded protein: MTKKSIFRPTTKVCNMGDRLKRMEYKIHSYDKIKTYNPKIRDYKVHLEPKKPERYKLPENRKINNDTYKIKDYKMKEYRYKEYVPPWERGEVRKKKMKAVARFLPKKPKEPPKQPPPPAKTEPKPKPKPEPKPKPVPPPPVERKVKPEPKPPPPPPPPAPVRRPEPARKPEIPKKAMRDEVTQTTPPKPMIPEPPLPVPVRQRYEETEVMYPPIDFERRKRTETEAKVFVNDRPPPTPDLPLFKPTYSPVPKGGTTYNRRLHSPRNVLENLNF